The DNA sequence TCCTGTGTGTCTTCCTGTGGATGTGAGCTATAGTTGGCTCATGAGAACAGAATTGTGAGCTACATTTACAAAGACAACTACTTTAGTAGACTTCAAAACAGTGCAAGATCGCTGAATACTTTGAACAGTGTCAGCACTCAAAATGCATTACTAGCTAAGATGCATAACAAATTagccatattttttttcttatagcagaatgtccatcAAAGCATATATTTTTCACATGAGCATGAACTGTTACTCTGGAGAAGGCAGCTGTAAACATTGTGGAGCTCTTAACACTCTGCAAGTAGTGCTCTTGTTTACAGTCTGCCCTGGACATGTTCCATCTTTGTTTTTCCACATGGCCAAGTTGATTTAGCCACAGCTCTTAGAATTTCTGGAACCTAGTGGAAAATTTGCCATCTCACAGAGACGTGAGACAGTGCATGAACAGACCTCCTAATGACCTAAAGAACAGGAAAATGTTATCACAGGGAAGGTTAGTGGAAATTAACCATCATGTCAAGGTAAACAATGTCAAGTCATTATCTAGGTCAAACTCAAAAAATATCCTGCTAAATATTCTCCAGTTTTTATGCCATTTGTTGCATAACTGCACCAGCACTTGAGTATGTTTATGATGGGAATAACATTTCATGTAATTTCTTGTACACTATAAAACATGTTAAAATCTGTTCTAGTTTCTAGCAATCAAGTTGAAATAAGATCTAATGCAAAAGTTTGTGATAATATATGGATTATGTGAGATTCATAAACCATTTAAATGGGTCGGTCATTATGACCCGGGAACACAAGGAGTGGTAGCCAATGAGGAAAACAGCACAACAGTTAAGATGTAATGTTACTCTACTTTTTGACTGAAACTACTACTTTTGACTAAACTTAGATTACATACAACACTGTATGTAATCCTTAaagttagttttgttggtgtaacctaatatattcaggttgattcagtgatgttaactaatattttgactttaccacatgaagcatattttatacgtaaatgttttttctttcagTGTAGAGCTTTTGtggcaattatttttcaaagcaAATCCCTTGAAATTGCATATTATTCTTccctcaaattaaataaagtaaacATTACATAATAAAACTGATATTAAGGTGTTCTCTGTAAATCTGTGACTCGAGAAACAAAACAAGCATGAAGTACAAACAGTGCAGCATGATCCCAAGCATGTGAATGTCATCACCTCATTCACCTAGAAAGTGTCTTTAGCTAAATTTAGCCCACAAAATCTGCcacttcacacacacatgcatgatgCGTTGCGTGAGGCCCCTTCTTTAATGACCACCGTTTAATGTTTGAAGACAATTTGCCCTCTATTTACACCAATGAGTCCAAAGCTCAGGTGGTGCCCAATGACCAGGCAACTGAGTGGATGAATAAAAGGAGCAGGCTGAGTTTGTGCAGGTCGTCCCGAGACAGAGAGATTGGATTCAAGACATCATAATACTGTTTGTCAAACTTGGGAATGAGATGATAAGATTTTTCAACCTGAGACTTGTGCCTGCTATGATTGACAACATTGAAGactgagaaaataaatgaggATTTATACTGTCCCTGCTAAGATTGTTGTTTTACAACAAACCTAAAGTAGTAATGGAAGTCCTGTATGGTTATGGAATAAGCAGTACGTTTTATCTGCAGACGCAATATGGGAACGCCCAAAATTGGTTTGCGTTTGTGTCCATGGTGGCAGACTTACGTACAacgtttttattcttttttcccATTTGGTTCCACCTACAATCAGCAGTAGGGGTGAAGCTGATATGGGTTGCTGTTGTGGGAGACTGGCTCAACTTAATCCTCAAGTGGTAAGtgtgaaatatttttgtttcaGTATCCAGTGATAGAGATGTTAAAATATGTATATGGGGCCTCTTGATACTAATTGGAAATCAAAGCAAAAAATCCTTTGGAATGAACACAAGTAAACAGCAATATCTTAGATATGGAAAATCTAAGAGTAAAATAGTGCATTTATTTCTAGTAACTGATCATGAACATTTTCCTAATCAGCATTATTTATGAAATCACTAAACAGGCTGATGTTCGGAGAGCGTCCTTATTGGTGGGTTAGAGAAACTGTTTATTATGGCAACTCGACCGTGCCACAAATCAAACAGTTCCCCATGACCTGTGAGACTGGCCCTGGTGAGCCATTCCTTATGTTTCTTATTGTAATTTTACAGACCAACCAACCACACGGAATCAAAAACAGATTTCACAgcagtttctgtttgtttttctagGTAGCCCCTCTGGTCATGCAATGGGAGCTGCAGGGGTTTATTATGCCATGGTCACATCACTGTTGCCGATTTTGCAGGGCAGTGACCCTGTTAAAAGATGGTGAGGGGTTCTGTCCTACAGCAATTACTCTTCACCTGTTTTGAAGTGGTAATCAAAAAGATGAATTACTTTATTTATAAGATTATTTCAGACTGTATAAATTGAAATGTTCTACAAACACAAGGATTCCTCCACAAACCTTGAGAGATAAAGAGCAAGGAAGGAAATCTTTGGACTTTGTCAGGGgactaaaaaaaatacttaatgaTAATGAAACACACTCCAACTGCAGTGAAATGGAAATACTTAATTAGCGACTTGTTAACTCATTTATCTTAGCAGCTTTGCTTTATCTCCATAATGAGTTGTATATTGTAAATAAGCAGTGTTGTTGTAGTAAGCAGATGTTTTATAGATGATAATGGCCCTATTACTTACATTACAtttaagcagatgcttttatccaaagcaatttaaaaATAAGGAACATCACAAGCAACTTGTTGTACAAGTGCAAATAATATTGCACTGCCAAGTTTCAAGAGTAAGCTAGATTATTACAGAAGCTAGAGAAGTAGAAAGGAgagaacagatttttaaaaagtctttctGAAATATAAGCAGGACTTTCATCTCAGTGTGTTGCTGTTTAATATTAATGTCTCTGCTTTTGTCTTCCTTTTCATTTGTGCCAATCTAGGTGCTTGCAGGGTTTTCTTTGGACTCTGTTTTGGGGTGTGCAGGTGTGTGTCAGTCTTTCTCGCATCTTCATTGCAGCTCATTTCCCACATCAAGTCATTGCTGGAGTTGTTACAGGTCAGTTACAAAATAGATTCCCTATTTTTCATATTAGTCTCCATTTTTACATCTGATCACATTAAAACTGCACATAATGTAACATTTAATTGCATGTAATGCATGCATGCAAGTGCTTTGGAACTGATTACTACCTAGACCTTTTTATCAACCCTGACCTAATTTAGTTGTTTCCAATTTTTATGTCCAAACCTTTATGACCAAAATATTTACTTGACGTTTCCCCTGAGATTTCATGTAATTTTAACCTTTCAATAAATCTTCATGTTACtaattgcaaattatttttaaaaaattctaatttaatgtttttagaAGATCACTTAAGTGTTCTAATTAGTTCTGGTTGTATTTTATTAATACATTCTATTCGGTTAAATTCACATGATTATGTCTGAAACCCTAGTGGTTCATGAACCCCTGGTTGGGAAACCCTGTCTTTGTTAAGTAATTgttgttcactttcacatttaccTGTACAGGAATTGCAGTGGCTAAGGCTTTTAATAGAGTTTCCTGGATCTACTCAGCAAGCTTGAAGGGTTATGTGCATACCATCCTCTGTCTTCTCTTTGTTGCCCTGGGCCTTTATGCCCTGTTGGATGCTGCCTCAATAGACCCATACTGGAGCCTAATGAAGGCACAGAAGTGGTGCATTCAGTCTGAATGGGTCCATCTAGACACTACACCTTTTGCTGGCCTCCTGCGCAACACCGGGGCCCTGTTTGGCCTGGGGCTGAGTCTTCATTTGCCTATTCAGGGTGACATGGAAAAAAATATGAGCTGGGGAAACAACGCCATTTACAGACTGACCTGTACAGCAGCAACACTGCCACTCCTGAGCCTCTTAGATTCATTTAGACCACCCACAAGCACTCATGCTCTCTTTTACTTGCTGTCTTTCAGTAAGAGTGCCACAGTACCTCTGaccacaataagttttgtgcctTACTGCATAAGCACATTAGTGAATGTATACCAAAGAATAAAAGTGCATTAAACCTAATGGCATATTTAAGCTGAACACATGACCATGTGTATGGGcagtttatttaatacattttcttgcTTTTGAAATGCTTTGGTAGTAACAAAGTAATTATTCTGGTTAACCAATGGTTAGTTTGGATGTTCTGATTTTAAAGTTCCGGTGCAACTTCACCATCAAACAAGGTGCATGGAAGTAGCAAATCATTAGAGAAGGTAAACCAGCAACACTTGCTGATTGGAAAACATACAttatatttaaacataataaataaataaataaataaaaactaaaataattaataatttaaaaaacattttgggcCCCTAATTAACCAGAAAATTGATTGGctatttttgtaattacattgtaaGAGATTGCTTGCCTTTAAGTAGCAGATACtatcaataataaaacaaaaacaactgttGAACTTACTTTTTGCCCCCAATCATATTAACTtatacaatgtttaaaaaaaacaaaacatttttgtgttatCTATTCAAGAATTATACTGCTGTAATAAATGAATGTTAAtatggtaacattttattttattctagtgGTAACGGTATTCTGCTTTATTgctttatttactcaccaaaaATAATGCTGCAAAGTGAGGGATGTCCTGAAACTATGTGCAAAGATGTTAAAAGCATCATAGCCCAAGGGATGACATTTTGGTTAGATCTTCATTCATACttaagacagaaagaaagagagaaagaaaatgttgCTGGTTTACTTTCtctacaatgtttttattttagcaaatgcaaatagaatagaatagagtagaataaCGTTATCAACAGGAATGTACATTAATAATAgttataaccagggttgggagggttacttttgaaatgtgttcctctacagattacagaatacatgctgtaaaatgtaatttgtaacgtattctgttagattactcaaggtcagtaactaaatactttggattacttcttcagtactggtagattttttcacttgttttgactacaaaaactctgtaagacaaaataaacatgttaaaaatacattctctgaaaaacctaaatattttatgcagtgttgtttctaaaagaagataaatcaaattgatcttgttttaaggatttttagatatttttacaggaaaacaatacaaacattatcatcaagaatacgatttttgccctaatataaaaggtcttactagaaaaaaagaaattatgatccaacgtgaattttcttgataaaaaaatatgataggtgcctggtaacatgtgcatgtaaaatggctagaaatagcattttagcttagcgtaaagctgacaatttacacaaggtttatttctatttcttctgctccaaacttacttcaaacttacttcactgtctgctcgtatgaatgtaacacatcataagaaagtgtttcaccgctgttcaaatgtactttggatcgcatcatttatatgtataaatgttttccatctgaaaggactaaatattaaatgaaacaaatgtcaataaaatgcaaagtaatctcttcagtaatcaaaatactttttgaatgtaactgtattctaattaccagtgatataaattgtaactgtagtggaatacagttacttatattttgtattttaaatacgtattcccgttacatgtattccgttactccccaacactggttataacataaaattaactttatattataaaaaatgttataattattatttatttattatatgaaGCTGCCCAAAACGTTATGAATACAATGTTATTAATTACTACACATATTATGTTATATGACTTACTGAACAAGTGATAAGGAACGCAAAAGTTCtggtgtaacaaaaaaaaaaaaaaaaaaaaaaaaaaaggatgaaaagGATGTGAAAATATAAGGCACTGAAATTAGTCTTAATCAGTATCACATAAAGGATCAATATTTCCATCTAGTGGCAGGACCAAGACAACTGTAATACATTGATAAATATAATGTCATTTTTCTTTGTGTCTTTTACTTGATAAACTTTTAAATGCAGTAAACAGGTAGGATTAGGGTAAATAAATTGGCCAATGTGTAAACAATCGTTGCTGTTTATCATTTTCTACGAGACCTTTACGTTAGAATTCTCTACCGGAAGTGTTCATAGTGTAAACAGAGGAGCGCAGTCATGACCTCGTACTGTTTCCCTGTTCGTAATTAATGTTTCCCCTCAGCTTGTATTCGGTCAGCAACAGTTTTATATCATCTAACTGCATGAAGAAATAAGGCAGAAATTATACCCTCCGAATCGTCTGCAGGACTGATAACTGAAGACGCGCTATGCCACGGCGGAAGGTAGGACTGCATCATCTTTCAGGCCAGCTgcgttcatgtttatatacagtagTCTGTGCTCAGCATCACGAGAATGCTTCACGGAGCTTTCACCTGCACGAGTCAGACATGCACGAGACACAACAGCATGCATGCTGGGCGCCTCTtttaatcatcaaaaacaaacattatCTTGTGTTGGATGACATCTTTTTTTGAATGCAGCCTCAAGTTAAATTGCTTGTGTAGTGAATGTGCAGACTGGCCAGTTTAGGCCCCTTATTAACCAGGAAATTGATCGACTATTTTTGTAATTACATCGTAAGAGATTGTTTGTCTTTAATTACTAacgataaaaaataatatatatatttttattttttgccccaTCATAAAGTTATTTACTATTTTTGTGTCATCAATTCAAACATAATGTTGTTgtaataaatggaaaaaagttaaaatatggtAATTTTTCTCAAAGCCATTGCACATTTtttatgcagtatatactgtCAGGATAAATAGGTATACATATTCTAATGGTAAGTATAGTCTTTGGAATTAATTTGGGTGTTTGTTATAACTCACCTAAAATAATGCTGCAAAGCAGGGACTAaatactaaatgtttttcatttcggttcactctgagcagaaactgtattttttttcccccgtTCCAGTTCTGGcattccgcagcctcctttccaaatggtaaccagttagaacgaaaaaaatataaataaaataaaaagaacagttaataatattattttttaaaataacagtattATGTGCTAAGGGTGACTGATATACTagttgcagtgtttccagatctcacaagagaaataaggcaactgttttgaaaaaacaagctcaaaataagggacttgacTCACCGAAATTAAGCAAAAAAATTGCAATGAAATTTtttcccatgtgggggaattttCATGACAGAAATCATAACAAGTAGCCTATAGAAAgtaatgtcttttcaataaatgtattattaattttaaatacatcaccaaaaatattgaaaatataaatttggCCCCCAAAAATCAATTATTAGcctacatctctctctcctgcatacaCGTACACACTGCATGGGGACGTTTGGACTAAacgtaaaaaaattgtttttttaactagCGGTGCGCCAATGTCCTTCAGAATTGAAGCACATACTTATGTTCTGCTAAAAATAGAGAggcctctcttttttttttttcaggaaacaTGAAGTGGTGAAATTccgaaaatttactgtgataaaccctttagtctttggtttcatgaaaaaattatcgtaACAAACTTAACCGGAtgttaaccggttaccagcatttaaaaataaagttttcactccagaacattTGAAAAGGATTTAGTTCCCCTTTTTAGttccgttctgctaaaaattaGTATGTTTTTGGTTTcaattttcattccttgaaccatttttagtccttGCTGCAAAGTGAGGGCTGTCCTAAAACTATGTGCAAAGATGTTAAAAGCATCATGGCCCAAGGGATGACATTTTAGTTAGATCTTCATTAAATTCAATCCATTTATATATGAATTAACCTAGTTTAAACTAACGAGCTACAACTCAGTGATGGAGTTTGTCCCAACCAATCAAGTAAACTGGAGTGAGAACTGTTGTTTTTATCAAATGAGTATGTTGAAAAAATATAAAGCACATATCGTCTTGCACTTGTGTGAATTCAAATGCGATGCAGTGTCTgtgtaaaacaaaatatacagtgtatattcaGTCACTAAACTAGGCTTTGATGTTTTGGACACTTAGAGAAATGCTGGCAGTAGCTCTGAAGGTACGGAGGATTCAGACTTCTCTGCTGAGCACACAGACAGCTCTGAGAGTGACGCCCACACAGTCAGGAATACCCGCCTCACTCGCTCCTCACTGCGACTCATACGCAACTCACAAGGTAGACTACCCTGATACTAGCAGTTGTCACTGCTGTAAGAGTTCTTTAGTAAAAACATGATTTACTAATAATGCTGAATTTTTTATAGGTGTATATAACTGGCACTGATGTTTGTCTTTAATCAGTAACATAAAGGAGAAGTACAGGCATCTAGTGTTCAGACCATTGCAGTTACTAGAAAAGCTACACTACTCCtgacccaaaattaaaaaaaaaaaaaaagaaaatagacatTTACACCGCAATATATTGAGGTGAGGTGATCAAAGTTGTGTGGACATATTTTTGGATTTCTTAACATTGTAAAACAGATAGAATTATGgagctaaattcatgactaaagtctttgaagcgtAAAAGCAtattgaattgctctaatcgaaaaaataaatgcattgtattatcagtgcttgcatttaaatgcattgcatttacagcgcttgcattttgggaggctgaaatttaacatggttgtatttttaagcattgaatttttcatttggaaacatttcacagctaatttcattattaaaaattaaacaataaatattcaccttccaaagtttgtttccaaaatattcagttcattttaaaataccatctagatttttcgacaggtaaCATTCAGCCTGTTCTATTTCACTTAACAAAAttcgcttcctcaaattcagtggttcaaattcggttggaaattcaaccttcctcATCTGGGATGTGGAACTAGGCttaatcaattaatgtttgtacactactgttcaaaagtttaggttcacttactcattctttctttattttattttttcacattttagaataatagtaaagtcatcataaCTGTGatataatagaaatggaactatgggaattatgttgtgactaaaaaaaaatccaaaataaataaaaactgttatattttagcatcttcaaagtggccacactttgcctagattttgcagaaatgtactcttgacattttctcaaccaacttcttgaggtatcaccctgggatgctttttaaacagtattgaaggagttcccatctatatgctgggcacttagtgactgcttttcttaattattcggtccaagtcatccatttcaaaaactttttttttaaataaaattttagaattgtaattaaataaattcatatgttggcacaattatatatttttgtctacaaaattgatttcaaatatttaagtataCGCCttgagatcaaaagatttttaagatcatgagaaacatttcaggcaagtgaccccaaacttttgaacggtagtgcaTATTTACCCTAATTAGTGCTTCCACTGCCCTATTGTGCAAATGAAATAGGCCTGCCAACACGTTAACCTCTTTATACTTTTTAAATCTTCACAGACCCTAAAAGCTTGCACCCACAGATGATAAATTAAACATTGCAAACACACATTTGATGAACAAatcagtgattgtgtaaaaactGTGGATCGTAGCCTCCAGcgcaaaaattataaaaaaatatgtatttaattatgtagtttattagtttaattatttaagaaaataagtTTGAACTTTACTTAGCATgctaaattacaaatatttataatttcatGCACAAATCTATGAATGAGTGACACTATACggtcagatttcagcacttcacaatgGACAGCAAAGAAGCACTTAAAAGTGCATCGCACATTCgtgttaagtgcaggtttgggaAGCGCATGAGAAAAAGGAAAGAACATTCGCAACTTCGCATGTAGAGAATGCTCTTAAGAGCTAAGACCCATAGTTATTGGAAAAGCACACagcctttgtttctcatgatcaatgCACTTGGGTGGGAGCACTCTCCATTTCAATTTTAAGTGCTTAGAAGCAATGGCAGCTTAGAAAGaaatggcatgcaaagaaaatagtGCAAAACAACGTACATAAATTAAGAGAAATGTCAAGAGATTTAAAGCTCTCACTCCCTCATTACACATGCGTTTTGTGCAGTGTAGGCAGTGCTCGCGTCGCGGTTTCAGGGGGGCCGTTGCCATATGATTTTAAACTTGGCtcactttgtttctttaactgttgcacttcatgtagtagttaaataaaatcagcagatagtCAGTTAAATAATAGAAGTCAGTTGAATCATAATCGGATGTTACATGagataaacaaatgataaaataaaaaacg is a window from the Myxocyprinus asiaticus isolate MX2 ecotype Aquarium Trade chromosome 13, UBuf_Myxa_2, whole genome shotgun sequence genome containing:
- the LOC127450058 gene encoding glucose-6-phosphatase catalytic subunit 1-like translates to MEVLYGYGISSTFYLQTQYGNAQNWFAFVSMVADLRTTFLFFFPIWFHLQSAVGVKLIWVAVVGDWLNLILKWLMFGERPYWWVRETVYYGNSTVPQIKQFPMTCETGPGSPSGHAMGAAGVYYAMVTSLLPILQGSDPVKRWCLQGFLWTLFWGVQVCVSLSRIFIAAHFPHQVIAGVVTGIAVAKAFNRVSWIYSASLKGYVHTILCLLFVALGLYALLDAASIDPYWSLMKAQKWCIQSEWVHLDTTPFAGLLRNTGALFGLGLSLHLPIQGDMEKNMSWGNNAIYRLTCTAATLPLLSLLDSFRPPTSTHALFYLLSFSKSATVPLTTISFVPYCISTLVNVYQRIKVH